ATTCCAGTTTTCCTTTTAATATTTTCTATAAATTGTATGTAATCTCGTGACATACTTATTACTCCTCTAACATGAACTCAATGGATAGTACTATTAATTTCGATGTAAATCATAGTAAAGAAATTTCGAGGGGAATCAGCGGCTGGACATTAAAAAGTGAATATTGCAAATCGATTAACGGTAAATGATATAAAAACCAGCCCTATGTGAGCTGGCAATCAATTAGTATATCCATTCATTTATTAACTTACTATAATCTACTAACTCATCTTCTGTAAAAAACAAATTGACTTCACGTTCAGCACTCTCAGGTGCATCAGAACCATGAATGATATTCTTACCTACTGTCAAACCGAAATCTCCACGAATTGTTCCTGAAACAGCATCTTTAGGGTTAGTTGATCCCATCATTTGCCTAGCAGTTGCAATAACATTATCCCCTTGCCACACCATTGCGAACACAGGACCTGAAGTGATAAAATCTACTAATTCTCCAAAAAAAGGACGCTCCTTATGTTCAGCGTAATGCTGTTCTGCGAGTTCGGTTGGTATTGCCATTAATTTTGCACCTACAAGTTGAAAGCCCTTTCTTTCAAATCGTGAAATAATTTCCCCAATTACATTGCGTTGTACTCCGTCTGGTTTTACCATTAAAAATGTTCTTTCCATGACTTTCTTCCACCCCTACAATATTGTCAAATAGGTTGTCAAATATAGTTCAACCAATCAAAATATTACCACTGTTTCTATAGTTTAGCAACAGTTCTGGGCCTAGATTTTTCGTTTTCCTATGTACTTTGCTATATTATAAAGGGCTGTTTTTGCTTTACCAGACGGTAAACTATCAAGAACAACAAGAGCTTTTTGTAAGTATTTATCACTTATTTCAATCGATCGTTCAATTGCTCCTGATTGCTTTATAAGAGATATAATATGATTCATTTCTTCCTTTGTCGTTTTTGGATTTATGTTTATTATTTCGTTGTAAATTTCTTTGTTTTCCATTGCAAACAATGCTGGCAGTGTCACATTTCCTTGTTGTAAATCACTACCTGAAGGCTTACCGAGCTGAGCCTCTGTTTCAGTGAAGTCTAATACATCATCTGTAATTTGATATGACATTCCAACATAATAACCAAACCAAAATAATGATTCACATATGTCATCATCCGCATTTGCAGCAACTGCTCCTAACTGGCAGCTAACTGCAATTAACAACGCTGTTTTCCTTTTAATACGTCTCAAATATGTGCGAAGGTCTTGATGAAAATTATATTTGTCCTTAATTTGTTCAATTTCTCCAACACATACCTCAACTATCGCTTTCGATAAAATCTGTTGAGCAGATATATTTTCAACATTAGACATCAGTTCTAATGACCTGGCAAAAATATAATCTCCAGTGTACATAGCAATACGGTTATCCCATTTTGCTTTGATCGTTTGTTTTCCTCTTCGTAAGGTAGAATCGTCAATTACATCATCATGAACGAGCGATGCCATATGAATTAACTCTAATGACATTGCAACGTATTTAATTTGATCTATTTGGTAATCGCCAAATTTACCCCCAAGTAAGACAAAAACTGGGCGAATCCGCTTACCCCCAGCCTGTAATAAGTGCAATGATGCCTGACTCAACAGAGGATGTTCAGACTTAATCGACTTTTCTAATTCTTTTTCAACAATATTTATATCAGTATTTAAAAATGAATACATCATTTTTAACTTCATGCTCTTCACCTTATTCATAGAAAAAATCTAAAATGTATGTCATATGATATATCTTTTGGCTAACTTTTTCACTTGTACCCTAAGTGCATCGCAGCAACGCCGCCAGTAAATGCTTTATATTCAACTTTGTTAAATCCTGTC
This sequence is a window from Bacillus sp. SM2101. Protein-coding genes within it:
- the ndk gene encoding nucleoside-diphosphate kinase yields the protein MERTFLMVKPDGVQRNVIGEIISRFERKGFQLVGAKLMAIPTELAEQHYAEHKERPFFGELVDFITSGPVFAMVWQGDNVIATARQMMGSTNPKDAVSGTIRGDFGLTVGKNIIHGSDAPESAEREVNLFFTEDELVDYSKLINEWIY
- the hepT gene encoding heptaprenyl diphosphate synthase component II codes for the protein MKLKMMYSFLNTDINIVEKELEKSIKSEHPLLSQASLHLLQAGGKRIRPVFVLLGGKFGDYQIDQIKYVAMSLELIHMASLVHDDVIDDSTLRRGKQTIKAKWDNRIAMYTGDYIFARSLELMSNVENISAQQILSKAIVEVCVGEIEQIKDKYNFHQDLRTYLRRIKRKTALLIAVSCQLGAVAANADDDICESLFWFGYYVGMSYQITDDVLDFTETEAQLGKPSGSDLQQGNVTLPALFAMENKEIYNEIININPKTTKEEMNHIISLIKQSGAIERSIEISDKYLQKALVVLDSLPSGKAKTALYNIAKYIGKRKI